One Bacteroidota bacterium genomic window carries:
- a CDS encoding DUF3108 domain-containing protein translates to MNKLTLLISILLCLAVNQINGQEKKTNCKIKNTTFQSGEKLSYTISYNWLVVFSEVGLVEFTIKNDMINGKEAYHFKAAGQTFSWWDKFFKVRDSYETWVLKDNLRPQYFQRNTREGDYRQHENYTFQGDTIVYRKNKIKDNPFNYDTIKIDGCSYDVMSALLYTRNLDFTKYKINDKIPVTVVLDDKPYDLYFRYLGIENKKIKDLGTFECLKFTVLLVEGTMFKEGEDMFLWVTNDANRIPVYVESPILIGSVKGYITKIEGNRYPLSSLKK, encoded by the coding sequence ATGAATAAGCTTACACTATTAATTTCCATTTTATTATGCCTGGCAGTTAACCAAATAAATGGACAAGAAAAGAAGACGAACTGCAAAATAAAAAATACTACTTTCCAATCCGGAGAAAAACTTTCCTATACAATATCTTATAACTGGCTGGTTGTATTTTCGGAAGTTGGGCTTGTAGAATTCACCATAAAAAACGACATGATCAATGGCAAAGAAGCTTATCATTTTAAAGCGGCTGGTCAAACTTTTAGTTGGTGGGATAAGTTTTTTAAAGTGCGCGATAGCTACGAAACATGGGTTTTAAAGGATAATCTCAGACCTCAATATTTTCAACGAAATACCCGTGAAGGCGATTACCGCCAGCACGAAAATTATACCTTCCAGGGAGATACAATAGTTTACAGGAAGAATAAAATAAAAGACAATCCTTTTAATTACGACACCATTAAAATTGATGGTTGCAGCTATGATGTTATGAGTGCCCTGCTCTACACACGAAACCTCGATTTTACAAAATACAAAATTAACGACAAGATTCCGGTAACCGTAGTGCTCGACGATAAACCATACGATTTATACTTTCGCTATTTAGGAATTGAAAACAAAAAGATTAAAGACCTGGGCACCTTCGAATGCCTCAAATTCACTGTTCTGCTTGTAGAAGGCACCATGTTTAAAGAAGGAGAAGATATGTTTTTATGGGTCACCAACGATGCCAACCGTATTCCGGTATATGTCGAAAGTCCTATCTTAATTGGATCTGTAAAAGGTTATATCACCAAAATCGAGGGAAACAGGTACCCGCTCTCATCGCTTAAAAAATAA
- a CDS encoding DUF1987 domain-containing protein — MENLLISSTKRTPEVEFSTEGRLKISGRSIPEDPSKFYDQLFEWTFFYCQEPKDSTTLDISLEYFNSGSSKALLHILRALADLTKKGKQLSINWYYEEGDDDVLERGEYYESILDIKFNFIETD, encoded by the coding sequence ATGGAAAACCTACTAATATCAAGTACCAAACGCACACCTGAGGTTGAATTCTCGACCGAAGGAAGGCTAAAAATTAGTGGGAGATCTATACCCGAGGATCCTTCGAAATTCTATGACCAATTATTTGAATGGACTTTTTTTTATTGCCAGGAACCCAAAGACTCAACCACCCTGGACATTTCGCTTGAATACTTTAACAGCGGTTCTTCCAAAGCTTTGCTGCATATTTTAAGGGCGCTGGCCGATCTGACAAAAAAAGGAAAACAACTCAGTATCAATTGGTATTACGAAGAAGGTGACGACGATGTATTGGAACGAGGAGAATATTATGAGTCGATACTGGATATAAAATTTAATTTCATCGAAACCGATTAA
- a CDS encoding SoxR reducing system RseC family protein encodes MSSTNCIEQQGIIEEVENGIARVMINSFSACSSCHSKESCGSNDIQQKEIVVKVPENQFKAGDMVMVSLNQSLGYRAVLLAYLLPFFVMLFLLLLLTQMGLSETFVGLMCLLFVAIYFFILYLFRNRHKKTFQFTLKKVH; translated from the coding sequence ATGAGTTCTACCAACTGCATCGAGCAGCAGGGAATTATTGAAGAAGTAGAAAACGGGATTGCCCGGGTGATGATAAATTCTTTTTCGGCCTGTTCATCCTGCCACTCCAAGGAGTCGTGCGGCAGCAACGATATACAGCAGAAAGAAATCGTAGTGAAAGTGCCTGAAAATCAATTCAAAGCAGGTGACATGGTGATGGTAAGCCTGAATCAATCCTTAGGCTATAGGGCCGTATTACTGGCGTATTTACTTCCCTTCTTCGTAATGTTGTTTCTGCTCTTATTGCTTACCCAAATGGGTTTAAGCGAAACCTTTGTAGGTCTTATGTGCCTGCTTTTTGTGGCCATCTATTTTTTTATACTATACCTCTTCCGAAACAGGCACAAAAAAACATTTCAATTCACTTTGAAAAAAGTACACTAA
- a CDS encoding Fe-S cluster domain-containing protein, with amino-acid sequence MNPVIIYTVASLSGLGITSAVILFFVARKFKVYEDPRIDQVEETLPAANCGGCGYAGCRNFAEACVKSESFDLLFCPVGGNDCMTKIASLLGRDAATKDPQVAVLLCNGTCENRPKTNHFDGAQTCAITTALYGGETGCHYGCHGLGDCVRVCKFDALTMDPVSGLPVVDDAKCTACGACVKECPKGLFELRKRAKADRKIYVACKNEDKGGPAKKNCSVACIGCSKCFKVCPYDAITMGNNLAYIDSDKCRLCRKCVTECPTNSIIEIGFPPRREKAEAASDIQITAKPDNNTQTIN; translated from the coding sequence ATGAATCCTGTTATTATTTACACTGTGGCGTCGCTCAGCGGGCTGGGAATTACCTCTGCTGTAATTCTCTTCTTTGTTGCCCGTAAATTTAAAGTCTATGAAGACCCTCGCATTGACCAGGTTGAAGAAACACTGCCTGCAGCCAATTGTGGCGGATGTGGATATGCTGGTTGCCGGAATTTTGCCGAGGCCTGTGTAAAATCCGAAAGTTTTGATCTTTTATTTTGTCCGGTAGGAGGCAATGATTGCATGACAAAAATAGCCAGCCTATTAGGGCGCGATGCTGCGACAAAAGATCCACAGGTAGCTGTTTTACTATGCAATGGCACCTGCGAAAATCGCCCCAAAACCAACCATTTCGATGGAGCACAGACTTGTGCTATTACTACTGCTTTATATGGCGGTGAAACAGGCTGCCATTATGGTTGTCACGGGCTAGGTGACTGTGTAAGAGTATGCAAGTTCGATGCCCTTACGATGGATCCAGTGAGTGGACTACCTGTGGTTGACGATGCGAAATGTACTGCCTGTGGAGCCTGTGTGAAAGAATGTCCGAAAGGACTTTTTGAATTAAGGAAAAGAGCCAAAGCCGATAGAAAAATATATGTTGCCTGCAAAAATGAAGACAAGGGAGGCCCGGCAAAGAAAAATTGTTCTGTAGCCTGCATAGGTTGCAGTAAGTGTTTTAAGGTTTGTCCATACGATGCAATAACAATGGGCAACAACCTGGCTTATATCGATTCAGATAAATGTCGACTTTGTCGCAAATGCGTGACAGAATGCCCCACTAATTCCATTATCGAAATTGGGTTTCCCCCACGCCGCGAAAAAGCAGAAGCAGCCAGTGATATTCAAATAACTGCAAAGCCTGATAACAATACACAAACCATCAACTGA
- a CDS encoding HD domain-containing protein encodes MNSIALITKAYEFAAEKHCLQRRKGAKDVPYINHPIEVANLLSHTSNTLNQTLIIAAILHDVLEDTNTSAAEIEQLFGSDVLSVVLEVTDNMRLSKLERRAAQISKASTISDLAKQIKIADKTCNILDILTTRLAWTRSMKIEYIVWAMEVVKGCRGVNPQLEAEFDKACQMARNVLGNY; translated from the coding sequence ATGAATTCTATTGCCTTAATTACAAAAGCATACGAATTTGCAGCTGAAAAGCACTGCTTGCAGCGCAGGAAAGGGGCTAAGGATGTACCTTATATCAATCACCCGATTGAAGTGGCAAATTTGTTGAGCCATACCAGCAATACTTTAAACCAAACCTTAATCATTGCGGCCATTTTGCATGATGTACTGGAAGATACTAATACTTCAGCTGCAGAAATTGAACAATTGTTTGGATCTGATGTGTTATCGGTGGTGCTGGAAGTAACTGATAATATGCGGTTGAGCAAGCTAGAAAGAAGAGCTGCTCAGATAAGCAAGGCTTCTACGATATCCGATTTAGCCAAACAAATTAAAATAGCCGATAAAACCTGCAACATACTCGATATTTTAACAACGAGGCTCGCCTGGACTCGAAGCATGAAGATTGAATACATTGTTTGGGCAATGGAAGTGGTAAAAGGATGCAGGGGAGTAAACCCTCAACTTGAGGCTGAATTCGATAAAGCCTGCCAAATGGCCAGAAATGTGTTGGGAAATTATTGA